Proteins from a single region of Labedella gwakjiensis:
- the smpB gene encoding SsrA-binding protein SmpB, translated as MPREQGEKVVATNRRARHDYLIEDTYEAGLVLTGTEVKSLRHGRASLVDGYAYIDGAEAWLDAVHIPEYGQGTWNNHPVRRKRKLLLHKQEILKISHKIAPGGYTLVPLRLYFSDGRAKVEIAVAKGKREFDKRQALREKQDKREADRAMRTKNMVGD; from the coding sequence ATGCCGAGAGAACAGGGCGAGAAGGTGGTCGCCACCAATCGGCGTGCCCGGCACGACTACCTCATCGAGGACACCTACGAGGCGGGCCTCGTGCTGACCGGCACAGAGGTCAAGTCGCTGCGCCACGGTCGAGCGTCCCTCGTGGACGGCTACGCCTACATCGACGGCGCCGAGGCCTGGCTCGACGCCGTGCACATCCCGGAGTACGGCCAGGGCACCTGGAACAACCACCCGGTGAGGCGGAAGCGCAAGCTGCTCCTGCACAAGCAGGAGATCCTCAAGATCAGTCACAAGATCGCGCCGGGCGGGTACACGCTCGTCCCGCTCCGTCTCTACTTCAGCGACGGGCGCGCCAAGGTCGAGATCGCCGTGGCGAAGGGAAAGCGCGAATTCGACAAGCGCCAGGCACTGCGTGAGAAGCAGGACAAGCGCGAGGCCGACCGGGCGATGCGCACGAAGAACATGGTCGGCGACTAG
- a CDS encoding ABC transporter ATP-binding protein has protein sequence MADAIIDARMTETDHGLEPVIALREARKTYSSGSVTFEALKGIDLTIGVGEYVAIMGPSGSGKSTLMNVLGCLDTLTTGEYRLAGADVGELDEIELAGIRNREIGFVFQQFHLLPSLAAWRNVELPLLYRGTPRDERRELAAKALERVGLRDRLANRPGELSGGQQQRVAVARALVGEPALILADEPTGNLDSVSTEDVLSLFDELHEQGRTVVLITHELEVAQRARRIVFVRDGEIAADTPSAEAVAS, from the coding sequence ATGGCTGACGCGATCATCGACGCCCGGATGACGGAGACGGACCACGGTCTCGAGCCGGTCATCGCCCTGCGGGAGGCGCGCAAGACCTACTCGTCCGGCTCGGTCACGTTCGAGGCGCTCAAGGGCATCGATCTGACGATCGGCGTGGGCGAATACGTGGCCATCATGGGCCCGTCGGGCTCGGGTAAATCGACGCTCATGAACGTCCTTGGATGTCTCGACACGCTGACGACCGGCGAGTACCGGCTTGCCGGCGCCGACGTCGGCGAACTCGACGAGATCGAGCTCGCCGGCATCCGCAATCGCGAGATCGGCTTCGTGTTCCAGCAGTTCCACCTGCTCCCGTCTCTCGCTGCCTGGCGCAACGTGGAACTGCCGCTGCTCTACCGCGGTACGCCCCGGGACGAGCGTCGAGAACTGGCGGCGAAAGCCCTCGAACGCGTCGGCCTCAGAGACCGCCTGGCGAACAGGCCAGGCGAGCTCTCGGGCGGCCAGCAGCAGCGCGTCGCGGTGGCGCGAGCGCTCGTCGGCGAGCCCGCACTCATCCTCGCGGACGAGCCGACGGGGAACCTCGACAGCGTGTCCACGGAGGACGTGCTGTCGCTCTTCGACGAGCTCCATGAGCAGGGCAGGACGGTCGTGCTCATCACCCATGAACTCGAGGTCGCCCAGCGGGCGCGCCGCATCGTGTTCGTCCGCGACGGCGAGATCGCAGCGGACACCCCGAGCGCCGAGGCGGTGGCGTCGTGA
- a CDS encoding efflux RND transporter periplasmic adaptor subunit, which produces MIISAAVAAFIIAAVVMWFAVVVPSTTTAETSARTQTIAASLETLEQTVSATGTITPSVQESLGFEVSGTVTAVNVAEGDTVAVGDVIATVDDLDVQEALLSAKADLASAEARLSESQESSSGSDADVATISANSAAVDVAADAVSKAEDALDDVNLKATVAGTITSMDLAVGDVVGSSTSGGSSTEASTGTTLPGATTTATEESSTSQVTIVATDSWTSTVSLSASDLENIAVDDQAELTVDGVDDTVFGTVTEIGRLPSTDSGAALFPVTITTTGQVDGLYDGLSATVDIVYERRTDVLAVPSAAVTTTDGVSTVTQLDEDGEEVEVEVTVGETAGTYTEILSGLAEGDEVVVAIQTPTSGGGDGGQTGEFPGGGQLPDGVELPDGFEPPAGFTGGQNG; this is translated from the coding sequence GTGATCATCTCCGCCGCTGTCGCCGCATTCATCATCGCAGCCGTGGTGATGTGGTTCGCCGTCGTGGTGCCATCGACCACGACGGCCGAGACGTCCGCACGCACGCAGACGATCGCGGCGAGCCTCGAGACGCTCGAGCAGACCGTGTCCGCGACGGGGACGATCACGCCGTCCGTGCAGGAGTCGCTCGGGTTCGAGGTCTCCGGCACCGTGACGGCCGTGAACGTGGCGGAGGGCGACACCGTCGCCGTGGGCGACGTCATCGCGACCGTCGATGACCTCGACGTGCAGGAGGCGCTGCTCTCAGCCAAGGCCGACCTCGCGAGCGCCGAGGCCCGCCTCTCCGAGAGCCAGGAGTCGAGCTCGGGCTCGGACGCCGATGTCGCGACGATCTCCGCCAACAGCGCGGCCGTCGACGTTGCCGCCGATGCGGTCTCGAAGGCGGAGGACGCTCTCGACGACGTCAATCTGAAAGCCACGGTCGCCGGCACGATCACCTCGATGGACCTCGCCGTCGGCGACGTCGTGGGATCGTCGACATCCGGCGGCAGCTCCACGGAGGCGAGCACGGGGACCACCCTGCCGGGCGCCACGACCACGGCCACGGAGGAGTCGTCGACGTCCCAGGTCACGATCGTCGCGACGGACAGCTGGACGTCCACCGTCTCGCTCTCGGCGAGCGACCTCGAGAACATCGCCGTCGACGACCAAGCCGAACTCACGGTCGACGGCGTGGACGACACGGTCTTCGGAACGGTCACCGAGATCGGCCGACTCCCGTCCACGGACTCGGGCGCCGCGCTGTTCCCGGTGACCATCACGACGACGGGCCAGGTCGACGGACTCTACGACGGGCTCTCCGCAACGGTCGACATCGTCTACGAGCGCCGAACCGATGTGCTCGCCGTGCCGTCGGCCGCCGTCACGACGACAGACGGCGTCTCGACCGTCACCCAGCTCGACGAGGACGGCGAGGAGGTGGAGGTCGAGGTCACCGTCGGTGAGACGGCCGGAACGTACACCGAGATCCTCAGCGGACTCGCGGAGGGTGACGAGGTCGTCGTCGCCATTCAGACTCCGACATCGGGCGGCGGCGACGGCGGGCAGACCGGCGAGTTCCCCGGTGGGGGCCAGCTCCCGGACGGTGTCGAACTGCCGGACGGATTCGAGCCACCGGCCGGATTCACGGGCGGTCAGAATGGCTGA
- the poxB gene encoding ubiquinone-dependent pyruvate dehydrogenase — protein sequence MTTVAENMVAILEASGVNRVYGLPGDSLNGFTDALRTNGSIDWVHVRHEEAAALAAAAEAHTTGELAVCAGSCGPGNLHLINGLYDANRSRVPVVAIAAHIPSSEIGTTYFQETHPQELFRECSVYVEYAAVPEQLPRVLAIAMRAAVEKRGVAVVVVPGDVLLSSATDTSVPVIHAAEPVIVPSPRELDDAAGLLNGSQKITILAGAGVQGAHDELVALADRLGAPIVHALRGKEFVEYDNPYDVGMTGLLGFASGYRAMESCDTLLMLGTDFPYPQFFPEHATVIQVDVRGENLGRRTTVDLGLVGSVRPTIEALLPLLDRATNRAHLDDAVDHYRKTRAKLDDLAEPGSDRAPVHPQFLTRLLDRHASEDAVFIPDVGSPVIWASRYLTMNGQRRLIGSFSHGTMANALPHAIGVQAAHPGRQVIALSGDGGLAMLMGELITLTQNRLPVKVVVYDNSSLAFVEVEMKAAGFVNFGTDLANPDFAAVANALGIRGFRVEKSSELESVVEEFLAHDGPAVLDVVTARQELSMPPSITAEQVKGFTLYALRTVMSGRGDELIDLAKTNLRQVF from the coding sequence ATGACGACGGTGGCCGAGAACATGGTCGCGATCCTCGAGGCGAGCGGCGTGAACCGCGTGTACGGATTGCCGGGCGACTCGCTCAACGGCTTCACGGACGCACTCCGGACGAACGGCTCGATCGACTGGGTGCACGTGAGACACGAAGAGGCCGCGGCGCTTGCGGCCGCGGCCGAAGCGCACACGACGGGCGAGCTCGCCGTGTGCGCCGGCAGCTGCGGGCCGGGTAATCTCCACCTCATCAACGGGCTGTACGACGCCAACCGTTCGCGGGTACCCGTGGTGGCCATCGCCGCCCACATCCCGAGCTCCGAGATCGGGACGACGTACTTCCAGGAGACGCACCCGCAGGAACTCTTCCGCGAGTGCAGTGTCTACGTCGAATACGCTGCGGTCCCCGAGCAGCTACCGCGTGTCCTGGCCATCGCGATGCGCGCGGCGGTCGAGAAGCGTGGCGTCGCCGTGGTCGTCGTGCCGGGAGACGTGCTGCTCTCGTCCGCCACCGATACGAGCGTGCCGGTCATCCACGCGGCCGAGCCGGTGATCGTCCCGTCCCCTCGTGAGCTCGACGACGCGGCCGGTCTGCTCAACGGGAGCCAGAAGATCACGATTCTCGCCGGCGCGGGGGTGCAGGGGGCGCACGACGAGCTCGTCGCCCTCGCCGATCGGTTGGGCGCCCCGATCGTGCACGCGCTCCGCGGCAAGGAGTTCGTCGAATACGACAATCCCTACGACGTGGGCATGACCGGACTCCTCGGCTTCGCCTCCGGTTACCGTGCCATGGAATCGTGCGACACGCTCCTCATGCTCGGCACCGACTTCCCCTATCCGCAGTTCTTCCCCGAGCACGCGACCGTCATCCAGGTGGACGTGCGCGGCGAGAACCTCGGGCGGCGCACGACCGTCGATCTCGGTCTCGTCGGATCCGTCCGCCCGACGATCGAGGCGCTTCTCCCCCTCCTCGATCGCGCCACGAATCGCGCGCATCTCGACGACGCTGTCGATCACTACCGGAAGACGCGGGCGAAGCTCGACGACCTCGCTGAACCCGGATCGGATCGTGCGCCCGTGCACCCGCAGTTCCTCACCCGCCTCCTCGACCGCCACGCGTCGGAGGACGCCGTGTTCATCCCCGACGTGGGTTCTCCGGTCATCTGGGCATCGCGCTATCTCACGATGAACGGGCAGCGCCGGCTCATCGGTTCGTTCTCGCACGGGACGATGGCGAATGCGCTGCCCCACGCCATCGGCGTCCAGGCGGCCCACCCGGGGCGCCAGGTGATCGCGCTCTCCGGCGACGGTGGCCTCGCCATGCTCATGGGAGAGCTCATCACCCTCACGCAGAACCGGTTGCCGGTGAAGGTCGTGGTGTACGACAACTCGTCCCTGGCCTTCGTCGAGGTCGAGATGAAGGCGGCGGGCTTCGTGAACTTCGGAACGGACCTCGCCAATCCCGACTTCGCCGCCGTCGCGAACGCCCTCGGCATCCGCGGCTTCCGCGTCGAGAAGAGCTCGGAGCTCGAGAGCGTCGTGGAGGAGTTCCTCGCGCATGACGGCCCGGCCGTCCTGGATGTCGTCACGGCCCGTCAAGAGCTCTCGATGCCTCCGAGCATCACGGCTGAGCAGGTGAAGGGCTTCACGCTGTACGCCCTCCGGACCGTGATGTCCGGTCGCGGCGACGAACTCATCGACCTCGCGAAGACGAACCTCCGACAGGTGTTCTGA
- a CDS encoding ABC transporter permease, translating into MTWSETFRSGWSAVRSHALRSTLTVLGILIGIAAVILTVGLGLGTQKDVSEDISSLGSNLLIVTPGSSTDASGIRGGFGTSTTLTVDDADALADSPSTPDVSGVAPETSTSVSLENGDSNWTTTVTGTTASWTDVRSRTLAVGEFFTEEDVASAADVIVLGSETADELFGRLNVVGQQVTIDGTAYSVIGVLESAGSSSSTNLDDIAVAPISTVGQQLIGGTTANAVSTVYIQAESADQLSAAYQEVESLLLNLHGITDSEDADFTIESQDALVETATSVYETLTILLTGVAALSLLVGGIGVMNIMLVSVTERTREIGLRKALGAPPWAIRRQFLVEASILGLIGGVLGAVLGVVAALTLPDVIGSSIVVSGLAVGGSLVIAVAIGVTFGVYPATRAARLAPIDALRSE; encoded by the coding sequence GTGACCTGGTCTGAGACCTTTCGATCGGGCTGGTCGGCGGTGCGCTCACATGCGCTCCGCTCCACCCTCACGGTATTGGGAATCCTCATCGGCATCGCCGCCGTCATCCTGACGGTCGGGCTGGGCCTCGGCACACAGAAGGACGTGAGCGAGGACATCAGCTCCCTGGGGAGCAACCTGCTCATCGTGACGCCCGGCAGCAGCACCGATGCGTCCGGCATCCGCGGCGGATTCGGGACCAGTACGACGCTCACCGTCGATGACGCCGACGCCCTCGCGGACTCGCCGAGCACACCGGATGTGTCGGGAGTGGCTCCCGAGACCTCGACGAGCGTGTCGCTGGAGAACGGCGACTCGAACTGGACGACGACCGTCACGGGAACGACCGCGTCCTGGACGGACGTGCGGTCCCGCACACTCGCGGTCGGCGAGTTCTTCACAGAGGAGGACGTCGCATCAGCCGCCGACGTCATCGTGCTCGGTTCCGAGACCGCCGACGAGCTGTTCGGGCGCCTCAACGTCGTCGGTCAGCAGGTCACGATCGACGGAACCGCGTACTCGGTGATCGGAGTCCTCGAATCGGCCGGCTCCAGCTCGTCCACGAACCTCGACGACATCGCGGTGGCACCGATCAGCACGGTCGGCCAGCAGCTCATCGGGGGCACGACGGCGAACGCCGTGTCGACCGTCTACATCCAGGCGGAATCGGCCGATCAGCTCTCCGCCGCGTACCAGGAGGTCGAGAGCCTCCTCCTCAACCTCCACGGGATCACGGATTCTGAGGACGCCGACTTCACGATCGAGAGTCAGGACGCGCTCGTCGAGACTGCGACCTCGGTCTACGAGACGCTCACGATCCTGCTCACCGGCGTCGCCGCATTGTCGCTGCTGGTCGGTGGAATCGGAGTGATGAACATCATGCTCGTCTCCGTCACCGAGCGGACCCGGGAGATCGGTCTCCGCAAGGCGCTCGGTGCACCCCCGTGGGCCATCCGACGGCAGTTCCTGGTCGAGGCGTCGATCCTGGGACTCATCGGAGGAGTGCTCGGCGCCGTCCTCGGAGTGGTCGCCGCGCTGACTCTGCCAGACGTGATCGGAAGCTCCATCGTGGTCTCCGGTCTCGCCGTCGGCGGTTCCCTCGTGATCGCCGTCGCGATCGGCGTCACCTTCGGCGTCTATCCGGCCACCCGAGCAGCTCGACTCGCCCCGATCGACGCGTTGCGCAGCGAATGA
- a CDS encoding HlyD family efflux transporter periplasmic adaptor subunit: MTESSAGTSAARRKSRRRRSRVVVVAAIVAALALAGGGVALAATTGSSGDYRTATARQGDVTQVVDAVGTVAAADRYDLSFDVAGEVASVSVGVGDEVESGAVLATLDTESLQDAVDDAQSTLDDAESQLATDQEAQSSASSSSSSTTTDPTSGSATTGGTSTTPSPTPTATPTTTPTATPTTPGDDGSTDPAVEEAIAAVTTAQEALLTQYETAAAALQVSSDAVTSSGTACQPFLDAAIEESEESDDETVPEGDDTTAGESAADDGTTDETTTGSGTSTIVEALEACQAAIGTVLENQSTVDEAQSALQERATALDEAVTALRTAVAEASSASSDGSGTSGSGSTPSSSAPTESTPSTEGSPSTGSTEAAETSSSAETTTPSTTATSGGDATIGGTSTTVTAETLLADAAAITLAEQQLAIAQQQLADNTITAPASGTVAAVSLAAGDEVEAASTTAVITVLADSGYVVESTLPLSDVRAVDVGQAVAITVEGEDSDIAGTVSSIGVLNVSETSTPSFAVTVSLDDTEVEPLTGTAASLAITAAAASDVLVVPTSAVHVSGTTSTVDVLVDGTVESRQVELGAVGADYTEVADGIASGDLVVLADLDQEIASDDAETETGLTGIGGSSDSEMSGGGFPGGSLPDGFTPPEGFTPGG; encoded by the coding sequence ATGACTGAGTCCTCCGCGGGGACGTCGGCCGCCCGCCGGAAGAGTCGACGTCGCCGCTCCCGGGTGGTCGTCGTCGCGGCGATCGTCGCGGCACTCGCGCTGGCGGGCGGAGGAGTGGCTCTCGCCGCGACCACCGGATCGTCGGGCGACTACCGCACCGCGACGGCCCGGCAGGGTGACGTAACCCAGGTGGTCGACGCGGTCGGTACCGTTGCGGCCGCTGATCGCTACGACCTCTCATTCGATGTGGCCGGGGAGGTCGCCTCGGTGTCCGTGGGCGTCGGCGACGAGGTGGAGTCAGGGGCGGTGCTCGCGACGCTTGACACCGAATCCCTGCAGGACGCGGTCGACGACGCGCAGTCGACGCTCGACGACGCGGAGAGCCAGCTCGCGACCGACCAGGAGGCGCAGTCCTCCGCCAGCTCGTCGTCCAGCAGCACGACGACCGACCCGACGTCCGGCTCGGCTACGACAGGCGGGACCAGCACGACTCCCTCTCCGACGCCCACGGCGACGCCGACCACCACTCCCACCGCCACTCCCACGACTCCGGGCGACGACGGTTCGACCGATCCGGCCGTGGAGGAGGCGATCGCGGCCGTGACGACGGCCCAGGAAGCCCTCCTCACCCAGTACGAGACGGCGGCGGCGGCGCTCCAGGTCTCGAGCGATGCCGTGACGAGTTCAGGGACGGCCTGCCAGCCGTTCCTCGACGCCGCCATCGAGGAGTCCGAGGAATCGGACGACGAGACCGTCCCGGAAGGCGACGACACGACGGCCGGGGAATCCGCGGCCGATGACGGTACGACCGACGAGACGACGACCGGCTCGGGAACGAGCACCATCGTCGAGGCGCTCGAAGCATGCCAGGCCGCGATCGGGACGGTTCTCGAGAATCAGTCCACCGTCGACGAGGCGCAGTCGGCGCTCCAGGAGCGTGCCACGGCTCTCGACGAGGCGGTGACCGCTCTGCGCACGGCCGTCGCGGAGGCGTCGTCCGCCTCGTCCGACGGCAGTGGCACCTCGGGCTCGGGGTCGACGCCGTCATCGAGCGCGCCGACGGAGAGCACCCCATCGACGGAGGGCTCACCGTCGACGGGTAGCACCGAGGCCGCGGAGACCAGCTCGTCGGCGGAGACCACGACGCCGTCCACGACGGCGACGTCGGGAGGGGATGCGACGATCGGAGGCACCTCGACGACGGTGACGGCCGAGACGCTGCTCGCGGACGCTGCCGCGATCACCCTCGCCGAGCAGCAGCTCGCGATCGCTCAGCAGCAGCTGGCGGACAACACGATCACGGCGCCGGCGAGCGGAACCGTTGCGGCGGTCTCGCTCGCGGCAGGCGACGAGGTCGAGGCCGCCTCGACGACGGCTGTCATCACGGTCCTCGCCGACTCCGGCTACGTCGTCGAGTCGACACTGCCGCTCAGCGACGTCCGTGCCGTCGACGTCGGGCAGGCCGTCGCGATCACCGTCGAGGGAGAGGATTCCGACATCGCCGGCACCGTCTCCTCGATCGGCGTCCTCAACGTCTCGGAGACCTCGACGCCTTCGTTCGCCGTGACGGTCTCTCTCGACGACACCGAGGTGGAACCGCTGACCGGTACAGCCGCTTCGCTCGCGATCACGGCCGCCGCCGCGTCCGATGTCCTCGTCGTCCCGACGTCGGCGGTGCACGTCTCCGGCACCACCTCGACGGTGGACGTCCTCGTCGACGGAACGGTCGAGTCTCGCCAGGTCGAGCTCGGCGCTGTCGGCGCCGACTACACCGAGGTCGCAGACGGTATCGCGTCCGGCGATCTCGTGGTTCTCGCGGATCTCGACCAGGAGATCGCGTCCGACGATGCGGAGACGGAGACGGGGCTCACCGGTATCGGCGGGTCGAGCGACTCGGAGATGTCCGGGGGAGGGTTCCCCGGCGGGAGTCTCCCCGACGGGTTCACTCCGCCCGAGGGCTTCACCCCGGGCGGTTGA
- a CDS encoding aminotransferase: protein MTTDEGLPRPDIDLAEAERLARDLFAVTGTVRELGSQQDRNILVSTGDGRVLLKVSNRAFSRAEVEAQNAVMRHLDAAGIDVPVPIASIDGDDIAVREIGGEPHHVRLLSFVEGDPLIDRAVLSPADAAALGDLAGRTVVVLADVEHPGLERDLQWDLRQGEDVVRALLHHVPDDGRRQRVAAALEAVGEAVGPVRDDLRLQTVHGDLTDDNVVTRASRGVHDLAGIIDFGDAMTSWRVAELAVACTAVLHREPNDPFTALPLIAAFDRRVPLDDAEITALWPLVILRGAVLVVSGLQQVAIDPTNDYASEALDREWSIFATAASLPLDVAERAVRLALGRPTTAFDPSTDAHAFPAVQTAPVDLSWSSDILRDGDWLTEDPERREAEAADAVRPGTGVSITRFGEARLTRSALHSPAPPANVALGVELFPESPVLVSAPLDGVIERTPSGRIVLAGADVALVIDHLDDAAPAGSRLRVGDPLGSVGNRSTVWATRPDVAQDEHDLVTTRARFDALRSRYADPTPYLFGGAVARPTAAPSTDLLSRRSRSYSPIQGHYYAEPPRIERGWREHLIDVDGRHYLDMVNNVTVLGHGHPAVARTAERQWRLLNTNSRFHYASVAELSERLLATLPDSFDTVLLVNSGTEAVDLALRLARAFSGRPDVACVAESYHGWSLAADAVSTSTSDNPRAAETRPPWVHVLDAPNAYRGVHRGDDAGTAYADDARERFDALRAAGTPIGTFIAEPRNGNAGGIAVPPGYLAAVTEAVRAGGGVTISDEVQVGYGRQGSVFWGFEDHGVVPDIVTVAKAMGNGHPLGAVITRSDIVAALADQGTVFSSSGGSTLSSRIGVTVLDVLRDEDLQGNALRTGGRLRDALVALAERHPLVGTVHGQGLYLGVELVRDHDTLEPATEETRLICDRMLDLGVIVQPTGDRGNVLKVKPPLCFSEASADVFVSTLDRALTELR from the coding sequence GTGACGACCGACGAGGGGCTTCCCCGGCCCGACATCGACCTCGCCGAAGCCGAACGCCTCGCTCGCGACCTGTTCGCCGTCACGGGAACCGTTCGGGAATTGGGCAGCCAGCAGGACCGCAACATCCTCGTGTCGACCGGAGACGGCCGCGTCCTCCTCAAGGTGAGCAATCGTGCCTTCTCCCGCGCGGAGGTCGAGGCCCAGAACGCGGTGATGAGGCACCTCGACGCCGCGGGGATCGATGTCCCCGTCCCCATCGCCTCGATCGACGGGGACGACATCGCGGTGCGCGAGATCGGTGGGGAGCCCCATCACGTCAGGCTGCTCAGCTTCGTCGAGGGCGACCCTCTCATCGACCGCGCCGTCCTCTCCCCCGCCGATGCGGCTGCTCTCGGCGATCTGGCAGGCCGCACCGTCGTCGTGCTCGCCGACGTCGAGCATCCGGGCCTGGAACGTGACCTCCAGTGGGATCTCCGCCAGGGTGAGGACGTCGTCAGGGCTCTTCTGCACCATGTCCCGGATGACGGGCGGCGTCAGCGGGTCGCGGCGGCCCTGGAAGCGGTCGGTGAGGCAGTCGGGCCCGTTCGTGACGACCTGCGACTGCAGACCGTCCACGGTGACCTCACGGACGACAATGTCGTGACACGTGCCTCCCGCGGTGTGCACGATCTGGCGGGCATCATCGACTTCGGCGACGCCATGACGAGTTGGCGTGTGGCCGAGCTCGCGGTCGCGTGCACGGCTGTGCTGCACCGTGAGCCAAACGATCCGTTCACGGCGCTCCCCCTTATCGCGGCGTTCGACCGCCGGGTCCCCCTCGACGACGCGGAGATCACCGCACTCTGGCCCCTCGTGATCCTGCGCGGAGCCGTCCTCGTCGTGAGCGGACTGCAGCAGGTGGCTATCGACCCGACGAACGACTACGCGTCGGAAGCGCTCGACCGGGAGTGGAGCATCTTCGCCACGGCGGCGTCCCTGCCCCTCGACGTCGCCGAACGCGCCGTCCGTCTCGCTCTCGGGCGTCCGACGACAGCTTTCGACCCATCGACCGATGCGCACGCGTTCCCCGCCGTCCAGACGGCTCCCGTCGACCTCTCCTGGTCGTCCGACATCCTGCGGGACGGCGACTGGCTCACGGAGGATCCGGAGAGACGCGAAGCCGAGGCGGCGGACGCGGTTCGCCCCGGAACCGGCGTCTCGATCACGCGTTTCGGCGAGGCCCGGCTCACGCGCTCCGCCCTCCACAGCCCCGCACCGCCCGCCAACGTTGCTCTCGGCGTCGAACTGTTCCCCGAATCCCCCGTCCTCGTTTCCGCACCCCTCGACGGTGTGATCGAGCGGACGCCCTCCGGCCGGATCGTCCTCGCGGGCGCCGACGTCGCCCTCGTCATCGACCACCTCGACGATGCGGCGCCCGCCGGCTCGCGACTGCGCGTCGGAGATCCGCTCGGGTCGGTCGGGAACCGGTCGACGGTGTGGGCGACGCGGCCGGACGTCGCACAGGACGAACACGACCTCGTCACGACACGAGCACGGTTCGACGCCCTCCGATCACGCTACGCCGATCCCACGCCCTATCTCTTCGGCGGAGCCGTCGCACGTCCGACAGCGGCTCCGTCCACCGATCTCCTCTCACGTCGTTCGCGCTCCTACTCCCCCATCCAGGGTCATTACTACGCGGAACCTCCGCGGATCGAGCGCGGGTGGCGCGAGCACCTCATCGATGTGGACGGGCGCCACTACCTCGACATGGTGAACAACGTCACCGTGCTGGGACACGGGCACCCCGCGGTCGCTCGGACCGCCGAACGCCAATGGCGTCTCCTGAACACCAACTCGCGGTTCCACTACGCATCCGTCGCCGAGCTGAGCGAGCGCCTGCTCGCCACCCTTCCCGACTCGTTCGACACCGTCCTGCTGGTCAACAGCGGCACCGAGGCCGTCGACCTCGCCCTGCGGCTCGCCCGTGCCTTCTCCGGACGTCCCGATGTGGCGTGTGTCGCCGAGAGCTACCATGGCTGGTCGCTCGCGGCCGATGCCGTCTCGACGTCGACATCGGACAACCCGCGCGCCGCTGAGACCCGTCCGCCGTGGGTCCACGTGCTCGATGCCCCGAACGCGTATCGCGGCGTGCACCGGGGGGACGACGCGGGCACGGCCTACGCCGACGACGCCCGCGAACGATTCGACGCGCTGCGAGCTGCCGGGACGCCGATCGGGACGTTCATCGCCGAACCGCGAAACGGGAATGCCGGGGGGATCGCCGTGCCTCCTGGATACCTCGCCGCGGTCACCGAGGCGGTGCGTGCTGGCGGGGGTGTGACGATCTCCGACGAGGTGCAGGTGGGCTACGGTCGCCAGGGCTCCGTGTTCTGGGGCTTCGAGGACCACGGAGTCGTACCCGACATCGTCACGGTGGCGAAGGCGATGGGGAACGGCCACCCTCTCGGCGCGGTGATCACGCGCAGCGACATCGTGGCAGCGCTCGCGGACCAGGGCACCGTCTTCTCGTCCTCCGGCGGAAGCACTCTCAGCTCGCGGATCGGCGTCACGGTGCTCGACGTCCTGCGGGACGAAGACCTCCAGGGCAACGCGCTTCGCACGGGAGGCCGCCTCCGGGATGCGCTCGTCGCGCTCGCGGAGCGGCATCCGCTCGTCGGCACCGTCCATGGACAGGGCCTCTACCTCGGCGTCGAACTCGTCCGGGATCACGACACCCTCGAACCGGCGACCGAGGAGACCCGCCTCATCTGCGACCGCATGCTCGACCTCGGCGTCATCGTCCAGCCGACCGGAGACCGCGGGAACGTGCTCAAGGTGAAACCTCCGCTGTGCTTCTCCGAGGCGAGTGCCGACGTCTTCGTCTCCACCCTCGACCGTGCCCTGACGGAACTGCGCTGA